From the genome of Mycobacterium dioxanotrophicus, one region includes:
- a CDS encoding DUF58 domain-containing protein, which yields MGKYLDSAKAYVGRDAGGLLEGGHYALIHTRSLEFDELRPYVPGDDVRDIDWTATARSGHTLVKRFVSEKHHKILVVTDTGRNGRALAPSGELKYVVALHVIGAVGLMTLPRSDEIGMVLGDRRGCVDIRLRRGETHIESMLHRYQQHATDDDPAPSDIIVQLSWVARHYRHRLLIVVVSDEPDISDRLAEVLCSLTARHDVLWAMVADMPAVHPDAQHRKSYEITDGRPILDDLDADVIEAYRRAEAQRREQLTEFLTLQRIPHARITGSARILPALTTMTGVYTRAR from the coding sequence ATGGGCAAGTACCTCGATTCTGCCAAGGCGTATGTCGGCCGTGACGCCGGCGGTCTGCTCGAAGGTGGCCACTACGCGCTGATCCACACGCGCAGCCTGGAGTTCGACGAGTTGCGGCCCTACGTACCGGGGGACGACGTCCGCGACATCGATTGGACAGCGACCGCGCGCTCCGGGCACACGCTGGTCAAGCGATTCGTCTCCGAGAAGCATCACAAGATCCTGGTCGTCACCGACACCGGGCGCAACGGCCGTGCGCTGGCGCCCTCGGGTGAATTGAAATATGTGGTGGCCCTTCATGTCATCGGCGCTGTCGGTCTGATGACCCTGCCGCGCTCCGACGAAATCGGCATGGTGCTCGGCGACCGTCGCGGCTGTGTCGACATCCGGTTGCGGCGCGGGGAGACTCACATCGAGAGCATGCTGCACCGCTACCAGCAGCACGCCACGGACGATGATCCCGCGCCCAGCGACATCATCGTCCAATTGAGCTGGGTGGCACGGCACTACCGGCACCGGCTGCTGATCGTGGTGGTCAGTGACGAACCGGACATCAGTGACAGGCTCGCAGAGGTGCTGTGTTCCTTGACCGCGCGTCACGACGTGCTGTGGGCGATGGTTGCCGACATGCCCGCCGTGCATCCCGACGCCCAGCATCGGAAGAGCTATGAGATCACCGATGGGCGACCGATTCTGGATGACTTGGACGCCGACGTGATCGAGGCCTATCGGCGGGCCGAAGCGCAACGGCGCGAGCAGCTGACCGAGTTCCTGACCTTGCAACGGATACCGCACGCGCGGATCACCGGAAGCGCCCGCATCCTGCCGGCTCTCACCACGATGACCGGGGTGTATACGCGTGCCCGATGA
- a CDS encoding maleylpyruvate isomerase family mycothiol-dependent enzyme yields the protein MDFRAALLDQTRAFGELVATGDPETHIPTCPDWTLKQLFRHVGRGNRWAAQIIADRRTSALDPREVRDGRPPDDTAEAITWLNDGAELILKAVDQVGTDARVWTFLGAKPAGWWIRRRVHEVAVHRVDAALALGVAFDLPPELAADAISEWLDRTCVEATKAHHTPLHPGQTLHLHATDDGLGPTGEWTAYNEDGEISWSHDHGKGSIAVRGSTTNLLLALTRRGTVADLGLETFGDTAVWDRWLEHTPF from the coding sequence GTGGACTTCCGAGCCGCTCTGCTCGATCAGACCCGCGCCTTCGGGGAATTGGTTGCCACCGGCGATCCCGAGACGCACATCCCGACCTGCCCCGACTGGACGCTCAAACAGCTCTTCCGCCACGTCGGTCGCGGAAACCGTTGGGCAGCACAGATAATCGCCGACCGGAGAACCAGCGCACTGGATCCTCGTGAGGTCCGCGACGGCCGTCCACCCGACGACACCGCTGAGGCGATCACCTGGCTCAACGACGGTGCGGAGCTGATCCTCAAAGCCGTCGACCAGGTCGGTACCGACGCGCGCGTGTGGACGTTCCTGGGGGCCAAACCCGCCGGCTGGTGGATCCGCCGTCGCGTGCACGAGGTCGCCGTGCACCGCGTCGACGCCGCGCTGGCGTTGGGGGTGGCCTTCGACCTACCGCCGGAGCTGGCCGCCGACGCGATCAGCGAGTGGCTGGACCGGACGTGTGTGGAGGCGACGAAAGCGCACCACACGCCACTGCACCCCGGACAGACGCTGCACCTGCACGCCACCGATGACGGATTGGGGCCGACCGGGGAGTGGACCGCCTACAACGAGGACGGTGAGATCTCGTGGTCGCACGACCACGGCAAGGGCAGTATCGCGGTGCGCGGGAGCACCACGAACCTGCTGCTCGCGCTCACCCGCCGGGGTACGGTGGCCGACCTCGGGCTGGAGACCTTCGGCGACACCGCCGTCTGGGACCGGTGGCTCGAGCACACCCCGTTCTGA
- a CDS encoding AAA family ATPase — MTAPRLHADPRDAAEAQRTIDAVTSAFTTRVVGQDHLRESMLVCLLAGGHLLIESVPGLAKTTAARVVAESIDGTFHRIQCTPDLLPSDIIGTQIYDAGAAAESAFSIRLGPVHANIVLLDEINRSSAKTQSAMLEAMEERQTTIGGIEYRLPEPFLVIATQNPIDQEGTYPLSEAQTDRFMLKDIVGYPSVEDEIEIVARMDAGLYARDRPSDAVVTVGDIRRAQRIVASVYMDRGLVEYASRLVNVTREPGRHLPANLARLIEYGASPRATLAFCRTARAMAVLRGRDHVVPDDVARLAHRVLRHRLILGFEAASARVTPDVVVDAVLRAVRVP; from the coding sequence ATGACGGCACCGCGATTGCACGCTGACCCGCGTGACGCCGCCGAAGCTCAGCGCACCATCGACGCGGTGACATCGGCGTTCACCACGCGCGTCGTCGGCCAGGATCACCTGCGCGAATCGATGCTGGTGTGCCTGCTCGCCGGTGGCCATCTGCTCATCGAAAGCGTTCCGGGGCTGGCGAAGACCACGGCGGCACGCGTCGTCGCCGAATCCATCGACGGCACCTTCCATCGCATTCAATGCACCCCCGACCTGTTGCCCAGCGACATCATCGGCACCCAGATCTACGACGCGGGAGCCGCTGCGGAGTCGGCCTTCAGCATCCGGCTCGGCCCGGTGCACGCCAACATCGTGCTGCTCGACGAGATCAACCGGTCCAGCGCCAAGACCCAGAGCGCCATGCTGGAGGCGATGGAGGAACGGCAGACCACCATCGGCGGCATCGAATACCGGCTGCCCGAGCCGTTTCTGGTGATCGCCACCCAGAACCCGATCGACCAGGAGGGCACGTATCCGCTGTCGGAAGCCCAGACCGACCGGTTCATGCTCAAAGACATCGTCGGCTACCCGTCGGTCGAGGACGAGATCGAGATCGTCGCGCGGATGGACGCCGGTCTCTACGCCCGCGACCGACCATCGGACGCCGTCGTCACCGTCGGCGACATCCGCCGGGCGCAACGCATCGTCGCCTCGGTGTACATGGATCGAGGCCTGGTCGAGTACGCCAGCCGGTTGGTGAACGTCACCCGGGAACCGGGCAGGCACCTGCCGGCCAACCTGGCGCGGCTCATCGAGTACGGGGCCAGCCCCCGCGCCACCCTGGCGTTCTGCCGAACCGCGCGCGCGATGGCAGTGCTGCGGGGGCGTGACCATGTGGTGCCCGACGACGTCGCCCGCCTCGCACACCGGGTGCTGCGGCACCGGCTGATCCTCGGATTCGAGGCCGCCAGTGCCCGCGTCACGCCGGATGTGGTGGTCGACGCGGTGCTGCGCGCGGTGCGGGTGCCGTGA
- a CDS encoding vWA domain-containing protein: MDLIWWVVAMAGCLALAGCVGLAVLWPRQVSREQLRPLANTGRLTRLPEYQRAARRRALTIVAMIALLVVAFVASLLVAARPTGLPSWARNAQSSAPEDIMVCVGGAQNSPGVAATLKYFADRITTFGTQRIGLTSANRRIVPLTRDYQYAAARFADYAQPQGGPSLVAPVSYADYMPNAEDVVAMCVTGLPPFDRTADQRRSLIYVGPQTSSGGAPGLFTADRVADLAHQAGVQINVLTTGSATGPLTDVAHATGGQAFSADSDVTAHLDQIRKHPPAAPPGAGAARTMESPEIPAIVALSAVVVLIALVAIRRRGTTRWRIGLMAGAAVLLAIAIARPVIGGSTPPPAVAGAHDPSIFVLVDRSADMGVSDGQGRSRLAAARDDIATLMDRYPNARFAVISFASRPALNWPLSQDNWSLRPIVDAITPYASTPAQAAQADVGAASTVLRYQLFGAVQQYPRAQNLVFYLGAGAPESQEPDRAFDPPAGAIDGGAVLAYDAAGEPALQAVAGQLGVPLLTRGGDGPLTGWAENPVHETVPTTAAATGFETYWIVAMGAAGLVLIELYLVLRQFGRTRLVTPESP, translated from the coding sequence ATGGACCTGATCTGGTGGGTGGTGGCGATGGCCGGTTGCCTCGCACTCGCCGGGTGCGTCGGGCTCGCGGTCCTTTGGCCCCGCCAGGTGTCGCGGGAACAGCTGCGGCCGTTGGCCAATACCGGTCGGCTCACCCGGTTGCCGGAATATCAGCGGGCAGCGCGGCGACGCGCCTTGACCATCGTTGCCATGATCGCCTTGCTGGTGGTCGCATTCGTGGCATCGTTGTTGGTCGCTGCGCGTCCGACAGGACTGCCGTCCTGGGCCCGCAACGCCCAGAGTTCGGCACCCGAGGACATCATGGTGTGTGTCGGCGGCGCGCAGAACAGCCCCGGGGTGGCGGCGACACTGAAGTACTTCGCCGACCGGATCACCACGTTCGGCACCCAACGCATCGGGCTGACCTCGGCCAACCGCCGCATCGTGCCATTGACGCGCGACTATCAATACGCCGCAGCACGATTCGCCGACTACGCACAGCCGCAGGGCGGACCGTCGTTGGTGGCGCCGGTGTCCTATGCCGACTACATGCCGAACGCCGAAGACGTGGTGGCGATGTGCGTGACGGGCTTGCCGCCGTTCGACCGCACAGCTGACCAACGGCGTTCGCTGATCTACGTCGGTCCCCAGACATCTTCCGGTGGTGCTCCGGGGTTGTTCACCGCCGACCGCGTGGCCGATTTGGCGCACCAGGCGGGGGTGCAGATCAACGTTCTCACGACCGGGTCCGCCACCGGGCCGCTGACCGACGTCGCCCACGCCACGGGTGGGCAAGCGTTTTCGGCGGACTCCGATGTGACGGCCCACCTCGACCAGATCCGCAAACACCCACCGGCAGCTCCGCCGGGAGCAGGCGCGGCCCGGACGATGGAGTCCCCGGAGATTCCGGCCATCGTGGCGCTGAGTGCGGTCGTCGTCCTGATTGCCCTCGTCGCGATCCGCCGGCGTGGCACCACTCGGTGGCGAATCGGCCTGATGGCCGGTGCGGCAGTGCTTCTGGCGATCGCCATCGCCCGCCCCGTGATCGGCGGATCCACCCCGCCACCCGCAGTCGCAGGTGCTCACGACCCGAGCATCTTCGTGCTGGTCGACCGGTCTGCGGACATGGGAGTCTCCGATGGGCAGGGGCGTAGCCGGCTGGCTGCGGCACGTGACGACATCGCCACCCTGATGGACCGCTACCCGAACGCCCGGTTCGCCGTCATCTCCTTCGCGTCCCGACCGGCACTGAATTGGCCGTTGTCGCAGGACAACTGGAGCCTGAGACCGATTGTCGACGCCATCACGCCGTACGCGTCGACCCCCGCCCAGGCTGCTCAAGCCGACGTCGGCGCCGCCTCCACAGTGCTGCGCTATCAGCTGTTCGGTGCCGTGCAGCAGTACCCGCGGGCGCAGAATCTGGTCTTCTATCTCGGGGCGGGAGCACCCGAATCGCAAGAGCCGGACCGTGCATTCGACCCGCCTGCCGGAGCGATCGACGGCGGTGCGGTGTTGGCCTACGACGCGGCAGGCGAACCAGCATTGCAGGCCGTTGCCGGACAACTGGGAGTGCCACTGCTCACGCGCGGCGGTGACGGACCGCTCACCGGATGGGCCGAGAACCCCGTGCACGAGACCGTGCCCACAACCGCCGCCGCGACCGGGTTCGAGACGTACTGGATCGTGGCGATGGGTGCGGCGGGCCTCGTTCTCATCGAGTTGTATCTGGTGCTACGGCAATTCGGCCGTACCCGGCTCGTCACACCGGAGTCGCCATGA
- a CDS encoding nuclear transport factor 2 family protein: MTTSEIATVLAWHDALNARDFGTLDRLCSDDIEFGDARGAAQGRAALRQWAQELGETVTAGQMFVHDGVVVVEQTIADSDGETDTSASAFRVVRDHVTSVFHHRDLAAALAATDLTESDLV; the protein is encoded by the coding sequence ATGACCACATCCGAGATCGCGACGGTTCTGGCCTGGCATGACGCGCTCAACGCGCGGGATTTCGGCACCCTGGACCGGCTGTGCAGCGACGATATCGAGTTCGGTGACGCCCGAGGGGCCGCACAGGGTCGTGCTGCGCTGCGGCAATGGGCCCAGGAGCTGGGCGAAACCGTGACGGCCGGGCAGATGTTCGTGCACGACGGCGTGGTGGTCGTCGAGCAGACCATCGCAGACTCCGACGGCGAGACCGATACCTCGGCGTCGGCGTTCCGGGTGGTACGCGACCACGTCACCTCGGTGTTTCACCACCGCGACCTGGCAGCGGCACTCGCGGCGACCGATCTGACCGAGAGTGATCTTGTCTAA